In Canis aureus isolate CA01 chromosome 12, VMU_Caureus_v.1.0, whole genome shotgun sequence, a genomic segment contains:
- the TCF23 gene encoding transcription factor 23, whose amino-acid sequence MSQREVGGAPAMPGVGRSPAKATLQLVAGTGRKKSRLSRTRQDRWEETSWSNQRWSRAAPSPRGVRARSLARSRSEASPENAARERSRVRTLRQAFLALQAALPAVPPNTKLSKLDVLVLATSYIAYLTRTLGHELPGPAWPPFLRGLCYLHPLKKWPMRSRLYAGGLGSSGLDSTTATTSSHRTKEEEARP is encoded by the exons ATGTCACAGCGGGAGGTCGGAGGGGCACCGGCCATGCCAGGTGTGGGGCGGAGCCCGGCTAAGGCCACGCTGCAGTTGGTAGCGGGCACTGGCAGGAAGAAGAGCCGCCTGAGCAGAACAAGGCAGGACCGGTGGGAAGAGACCAGCTGGAGCAACCAAAGGTGGAGCAGAGCTGCCCCGAGCCCCCGAGGGGTCAGGGCCAGGAGCCTGGCTCGAAGCCGG AGTGAGGCCAGTCCTGAGAATGCTGCACGGGAGCGGAGCCGGGTGAGGACACTGCGCCAGGCCTTCCTGGCCCTACAGGCTGCTCTGCCCGCTGTGCCGCCCAACACCAAGCTCTCCAAGTTGGACGTGCTGGTGCTTGCCACCAGCTACATAGCCTACCTCACCCGCACACTTGGCCATGAGTTGCCTGGCCCCGCCTGGCCACCCTTCCTGCGTGGACTCTGCTACCTGCACCCTCTCAAG AAGTGGCCCATGCGGTCTCGTCTCTATGCTGGAGGCCTGGGGAGCTCCGGCCTTGACTCCACCACAGCCACCACCTCAAGCCACAGAACAAAGGAGGAAGAGGCCAGGCCCTAA